In Oryctolagus cuniculus chromosome X, mOryCun1.1, whole genome shotgun sequence, a single window of DNA contains:
- the SATL1 gene encoding spermidine/spermine N(1)-acetyltransferase-like protein 1, with translation MVQSGSDQSHLSNMNQQKTSLHDIKQAGPSQPRKREPDVNQPSPSQPDTKQASRSQQDKQHSRKRSGTWKIDASQPTTSQPGMRPSALRELVPSQSGTWQPGASQPGISQLGTGQPVRSQSGTRQPGSNKSGPNQPYVSQVARSQQYVSQTGPSQLYVSHAGPSQPYQGQQGPSQPYMSQAGQSQPYVSQAGQSQQYVSQAGQSQPHVNQMGRSQPYMSQEGRSQPYVSQTGQSQPYVSQTGQSQPYVSQAGQSQPYVSQAGPSQQYVSQEGRSQQYVSQEGRSQPYVSQAGQSHPYVSQTGRSQPYVSQEGRSQPYVSQAGQSQQYVSQAGQSQQYVSQEGRSQPYVSQAGQSQQYVSQAGQSQPYVSQTGRSQPYVSQEGRSQQYVSQEGRSKPYVSQEGRSQPYVSQEGRSQPYVSQEGRSQQYVSQEGRSQPYVSQTGQSQPYVSQEGRSQPYVSQEGRSQQYVSQEGRSQPYVSQEGRSQQYVSQEGRSKPYVSQEGRSQQYVSQEGRSQPYVSQEGRSQQYVSQEGRSQPYVSQTGQSQPYVSQEGRSKPYVSQEGRSQQYVSQEGRSQQYVSQEGRSQPYMSQEGRSQQYVSQEGRSQPYVSQTGQSQPYVSQEGRSKPYVSQEGRSQQYVSQEGRSQPYVSQAGQSQPSVSQMGRSQPYVSQEGRSQPYVSQTGWSQQYVSQTGQSQPYVSQAGQSQPYMSQAGPSQQYVSQTGQSQPYMSQEGLSQSYVSQAGPSQPYMSQAGPSQPNPYQLLRCQTCLSRLYQIKPGRSQSSPCLSGPTLLGQNQSERRHSGSRQSTWKSVGIRTADAKDCPEILRLIKELAACDNMKGAVKLTITDLLRDGFGENPLFYCLIAEVHNPRKPTEKMIIGFAMYYFTYDLWKGKLLYLEDFYVTQAYRGLGIGDEILKLLTQIALRTQCNGMQFLVIIWNQASIEYYTCRGALDLSSEEGWHLFRFNREELLEMAEEE, from the exons ATGGTCCAATCAGGCTCAGACCAATCACACTTATCTAACATGAACCAACAAAAAACAAGCCTACATGATATAAAACAAGCAGGTCCAAGCCAACCTCGCAAAAGGGAACCAGATGTCAATCAACCAAGTCCAAGCCAACCAGATACGAAGCAAGCAAGCAGGAGCCAACAGGACAAACAGCATAGCCGGAAACGatcaggaacctggaaaataGATGCAAGCCAACCAACTACAAGCCAACCAGGAATGAGACCATCAGCCCTGAGAGAACTAGTCCCAAGCCAATCAGGCACATGGCAACCAGGGGCAAGCCAACCAGGCATTAGCCAATTAGGTACGGGACAACCAGTAAGGAGCCAATCAGGTACAAGGCAACCAGGATCAAATAAGTCAGGCCCGAATCAACCATATGTGAGTCAAGTGGCCCGGAGTCAGCAGTATGTGAGTCAAACGGGTCCAAGTCAACTGTATGTGAGTCATGCGGGTCCAAGTCAACCATACCAGGGGCAGCAGGGCCCGAGTCAACCGTACATGAGCCAAGCAGGACAGAGTCAACCGTACGTGAGTCAAGCAGGACAGAGTCAACAGTATGTGAGCCAAGCAGGACAGAGTCAACCGCACGTGAATCAAATGGGTCGGAGTCAACCGTACATGAGTCAAGAGGGCCGGAGTCAACCGTACGTGAGTCAAACGGGTCAGAGTCAACCGTACGTGAGTCAAACGGGTCAGAGTCAACCGTACGTGAGTCAAGCAGGTCAGAGTCAACCGTACGTGAGTCAAGCAGGCCCGAGTCAACAGTACGTGAGTCAAGAGGGCCGGAGTCAACAGTACGTGAGTCAAGAGGGCCGGAGTCAGCCGTACGTGAGCCAAGCAGGACAGAGTCATCCGTACGTGAGTCAAACGGGTCGGAGTCAACCGTACGTGAGTCAAGAGGGCCGGAGTCAACCGTACGTGAGTCAAGCAGGACAGAGTCAACAGTATGTGAGCCAAGCAGGACAGAGTCAGCAGTACGTGAGTCAAGAGGGCCGGAGTCAACCGTACGTGAGTCAAGCAGGACAGAGTCAACAGTATGTGAGCCAAGCAGGACAGAGTCAGCCGTACGTGAGTCAAACGGGTCGGAGTCAACCGTACGTGAGTCAAGAGGGCCGGAGTCAACAGTACGTGAGTCAAGAGGGCCGGAGTAAACCGTACGTGAGTCAAGAGGGCCGGAGTCAACCGTACGTGAGTCAAGAGGGCCGGAGTCAACCGTACGTGAGTCAAGAGGGCCGGAGTCAGCAGTACGTGAGTCAAGAGGGCCGGAGTCAACCGTACGTGAGTCAAACGGGTCAGAGTCAACCGTACGTGAGTCAAGAGGGCCGGAGTCAACCGTACGTGAGTCAAGAGGGCCGGAGTCAGCAGTACGTGAGTCAAGAGGGCCGGAGTCAACCGTACGTGAGTCAAGAGGGCCGGAGTCAACAGTACGTGAGTCAAGAGGGCCGGAGTAAACCGTACGTGAGTCAAGAGGGCCGGAGTCAGCAGTACGTGAGTCAAGAGGGCCGGAGTCAACCGTACGTGAGTCAAGAGGGCCGGAGTCAGCAGTATGTGAGTCAAGAGGGCCGGAGTCAACCGTACGTGAGTCAAACGGGTCAGAGTCAACCGTACGTGAGTCAAGAGGGCCGGAGTAAACCGTACGTGAGTCAAGAGGGCCGGAGTCAGCAGTACGTGAGTCAAGAGGGCCGGAGTCAGCAGTACGTGAGTCAAGAGGGCCGGAGTCAACCGTACATGAGTCAAGAGGGCCGGAGTCAGCAGTATGTGAGTCAAGAGGGCCGGAGTCAACCGTACGTGAGTCAAACGGGTCAGAGTCAACCGTACGTGAGTCAAGAGGGCCGGAGTAAACCGTACGTGAGTCAAGAGGGCCGGAGTCAGCAGTACGTGAGTCAAGAGGGCCGGAGTCAACCATACGTGAGCCAAGCAGGACAGAGTCAGCCGTCCGTGAGTCAAATGGGTCGGAGTCAACCGTACGTGAGTCAAGAGGGCCGGAGTCAACCGTACGTGAGTCAAACGGGTTGGAGTCAACAGTACGTGAGTCAAACGGGTCAGAGTCAACCGTACGTGAGCCAAGCAGGACAGAGTCAACCGTACATGAGTCAAGCAGGACCAAGTCAACAGTACGTGAGTCAAACGGGTCAGAGTCAACCATACATGAGTCAAGAGGGCCTGAGTCAATCGTACGTAAGCCAAGCAGGCCCAAGTCAACCATACATGAGTCAAGCAGGCCCAAGTCAACCAAACCCGTATCAATTACTCAGGTGCCAAACGTGCCTGAGTCGACTCTACCAAATCAAACCAGGCAGGAGCCAATCAAGTCCGTGCCTATCAGGTCCAACTCTGCTAGGGCAGAACCAATCAGAAAGGAGGCACTCAGGCTCAAGGCAATCAACCTGGAAGTCTGTCGGCATAAGAACTGCAGATGCTAAAGATTGCCCAGAGATACTGCGCCTGATAAAA GAATTGGCTGCCTGTGATAACATGAAAGGTGCAGTGAAGTTAACAATAACAG ATTTGCTCAGGGATGGATTTGGGGAAAATCCTCTTTTCTACTGCCTGATTGCAGAAGTACACAATCCACGTAAACCAACAG AGAAAATGATCATTGGATTTGCCATGTACTACTTCACGTACGATCTCTGGAAAGGCAAGTTACTTTACCTAGAGGACTTTTATGTCACACAAGCTTACCGAG